GTGCCGCCAGTCCTCTTATTGTATGACTCAGACACAAAGGGCTTAACCACTCTGGGCCTCGGTTCCCCAGTCTGTTTAATAAGGGTCGTGACCCCCCTAATGAACCTGCCAGGACCTGAGAGGAGAGGGTGACTTCTGTTCAGGGCTGTCAGCAATTAGACGCTTCGAGTTAGTGACAGACCCTGGTGGGCACACcacagcaggaaggaaggaaatgcgTTTAATATTCCCAGTTGGGTTAACACAGAGCTGGTTGCTTTGACTCTGAGAAgcaggttggttggttggttggttggtttaatCTGCATGGTAGTTTAGCTTATTAAACATTCTAATATTCAAGACATGATGAAGGAGAAACAATCCCTGCCTTCATTGAGCTTACAATCCTCCTGGGATACCAGACGAACATACGTGAGACAAGTGGAACTATTTGCTGAACTTGTAGTGGTTATAATAGAAATTCTGAGAGGAAAGAAATCCATGTGAACTGGGGTAGTTGGAAATTTCTTCCTGGAGGGAGTGAACGTTGAAGGCCAGTGTAGAGAGGATTTGAGCGCAGACGGGTCATTTTAGGCTTGATGAGGAgggacagtaaaaacaaaaagtagaggAGAGAGGAGCTTGGCTTTAGGGGTGAGGGTGAGAAGACCCAACTGATTGGAGTGAGAGTGAGTTGTTGGGACACGCTTAAAATACATCGTACGTAATCTTCTAAGGAGTGTTGGGGAACCCGAGTCATGCGATTGAACATGTGAGGTGGACTGGGTCGGCAATAAGAGTCATTGTGGGTTTTTAAACTAGGAAGCGAGTAATGGCGTGAAAGTGGTGTTTTCATTAGATGGTCTGGCAGCAGCGTGCAGGTTGAGCATGTGGATTCAAAGCTGCTAGGGGCATCTGACGGTGAGCCGGTGAGGGCCTGGCCCAGGGTGGTGGCTGAGGGCTGGAGAGGAAGATGGCTTTGAGAGGGGCCTCAAAGCAGTAATCGGTGAGCCTCCCGACAGCCTAAAGGTGggtgagagaggagggagaggagccaTTGCTGCCTCGGAGGTTCCTACCCAAGACCTCAAAGAATGATGGTGCTGCTGGAAGAAGAGGAAGTGATGGGAAAAGGGAGCTGACCTAGGGGATGAAGGTGAGCTCACTGTGGACATCTGACCTGGAAGTGAACAGGTCACATGTGTAAAGATGTTCTGGAAGCTTCTGGAATTGAGAGCTTCGGGGACTTGTGTGAGGGGGCCTCGGGAGTGGTCCTCCCAGACTCTCCAGGTGATGCCCTGAGGGTATGAACTCACCAAGGCCATGAGCGTGCTCGGGCAGACAGGCCTGCAAAGAAGGGAGACCTTAGCCCTGTCCTGCCAGGAGACCAGTTCTGCGGCATGAGACTCCTGTGCTTGTGACAGGAATAAGGTCTACTGTCCAGAGCAGCACGGGGAGAGGTAGTTAACCAGCGCGCGAGCTGTCGTGCCAGCAGTCCTCTGATATTTTACCGGTGAATCTTTGAACTTAACTTATGGCCCCTTTGTCCTTGACCCTCCAAAGACCAGCTGGTCAATACAAAGGTCTTCAAGACCTCTAGCTCCCTCCCCACACTGAGAAAAGAGGCCCAGTCCCACCATAGCAGTGCCACGTGTTCGTGCTCACGCTACTTCCTCCTCATAAACGTGGCACCCTTCACTCCACTCTGGCTTGAATTACTCTATAAAAGAGTTGGTGAGGCCAGTGTTCTAGAGCTGAGAAGAAAATGCCATTCCTTCAGGGGGAAGAAGCAGGAGGAGCTGAAACAAACAGCCCTTCTCTAATCAAGCTGGCATAACTCCACCAGGCAGGCAGTGAGACCTCAACAagccttggggggggggggcggtgcggCCGCGGCACAGGAGGAACAGCCGGTGTACAGTAAAAGGACTTGCCATCAAAAGGCAACAAGTCTCATACCCTGCCCTGGACGGTGACCCTTCCTGCTGGAATTCTCCCCTCTGACCTCCAGATCATTAATCCCGAGGCTGCCAAGTGACAGTCATCCATCACGCCTCCTGACGAGCATCCCAGCCGCCCGAGAAAGGAGCCTGGCCCCGCCCTCCCTGCCGTCCCCCGGTGCTCATTAGTGGGCCTTCCTGCTCGGTGCCAGGTTTCCTAATCAAGTCCCTGGCTCCTCTCACTTCCCTTCGGGGCCAGTGGGCGGAAGCGGCTCTGACCCTCCCTCTTTCAGAGGCCAGGGAGGGGTTGGAGTGAATTGTTGAGTGGCTTTTCATCCCCCTGGAGACCTGTGTGCCCAGCAGCTCCTTTGACATGGTGGGTACACAGGAGAGAAAAAACCATTTCTCTGCCCTGTAGCAGGagaagagatgaagagaaaacAGGCAGTATGCAAATAAAAACACGGTTATAAACTGCACTGAGAGCTGCAGAAGAGAAGCCAAGGAAGCTCTCCAGGTGGACAATGGGGCAGGACCTCACCTGTCTTGGGAGTCAGGGAAAGACTTCCCTGAGGAGGCAGCTGAACAGCTTCTGAAGGCTCCAGAGGACTGAGTTGCCAAGTCATTAGGAAAGAATCTGGAATCATACtgctagcaaaaaaaaaaaaaaaatctttgaagtcATTTAGTCTGGCCCTCTTATTTACAGGTGGGAAACAGACCCAGAGACGCTGTGTGttttacccaaggccacacagcctgtgAGTTGGACCTATCTTTCTGTTCTTCCTAAGGAGAACTGGCAGCTAGTCTGATAGCTTCCAGGCTTTGAGAGTTCGAGTCAAATTATACTTGTAAGCAGATTTATGAACATATTTCCAACTCTGCAAAAGGGTGGGCATCCACAGATGTCTTCTTTCTCTGCATGGTAATGACGCAaccctctgtttctctctttgcaCAATCACAGGGACCCCCATCAACCGAATCCCCATCATGGCCAAGCAGATCCTGGACCTGTATATGCTGTATAAGCTGGTGACGGAGAAGGGGGGCCTGGTGGAGATCATCAACAAGAAGATCTGGAGGGAGATCACCAAAGGCCTGAACCTGCCCACGTCCATCACCAGCGCCGCCTTCACCCTGAGGACCCAGTGAGTGGCCAGAGCCTTGGGGAAAGGAAGCTAAGGCTGGAGAAAGGGGATGCTTTAAcctagaggagaggaaggaaggaaattccacTGTATAGTGAACAAGATGGGCGGAATTCCTGAAAGGGCCTGGAGCTTTCTGAGATGAATCCCTCCCTAACCTAAGTAATCCTGAGAGCGCCCCTTCCCAAGCATCTCCTGTGTGCTGCTGCCTCACCGTTCTGTTTCATTCACACCTCACCAGCAACCCCGTCAGGAAGGTTTTTGCCCCTGTTTCCCAGACAGCAAGAACTAAGTCTCAGAGGTTAGATCGTTTGGTCAGAGCCATACCAGCTAGTAAGTGGTCAGGCTGAAGAGTCACGCCTGGGCTTCTGTCTCTGAAATCCACGCCTTTTCCAGGACGTCATCTCCCACACAGCACCCCTACCGTAAGCCTGGCCCTTCCTACCTGACAGCTTGCCCAGCAACAGCGGACCCAGAGGAAGGCAGGCACTGGGATCCCACTGGGATCGGCCACCTGTTTTTCTACCCATTTGAGTTAATTATAAGGGTGATAGAAGCAGTGAGAACAGGAGGAGCACTGGCGAATCAGGGCCAGAGGGGAATCTGTTCTTTCGGAACTCTGGAcgttgttctgtgaaaaatacggAAAGATCAGCCATGTATAGGTTAGGTGACATGTTAAGGCCTTGTCGAAACTGTTCCAGGAGAAGTTGGGAACAGAGCAATATCCAGCATAGCAGTCCTTCTCCCAAGGTTCTTGGGTAGCGAATTGCTTCTTGGGGCATCTGACACAAAGAGGGACAGCACTTCTAGGTCCACACACAGTGGGAAGAATTGCTCCTGTCTGACCAGCCTGACTCAGAATGGTTAGGAGATCAAGGAGCCAGAAAGACATTGCAAAACATGGCATTTCTCATTTCTCCCAGGACACTAGAAAGGCGCCACAAAAACGTGAAACGTTAGCGAAAGTATCTATCTCCGTAGTGAACCGCGCCTCCACTTTGAGCTGCGTTTAGAATTGGGTAGCAGTTagagggcctggggtggggcatcGCTGTCCGGGAGGTTCCTCTTCCATCTTCTTCGTCCTCATCCTCTTCCATCACAAAGGAGCAGGTTGTGCTCCTTTGTCCTAGAGGACAGAGCCTGCCCCACAGAGCCCGCTTCCAGAGGCCCATCGACTTAAACTGGGCAGCCCTTGTGCCATATTTTGGATGACTCTGgaagcttccttccttccttccctccaggtATATGAAGTATCTCTACGCCTACGAGTGCGAGAAGAAAGCCTTGAGCTCCCCGGCCGAGCTCCAGGCAGCCATTGACGGCAACCGGAGGGAGGGCCGCCGGCCCAGCTACAGCTCCTCCCTCTTTGGCTACTCGCCCGCTGCTGCCTCTGCCGCTGgggcccctgccctcctctccccacccaagATCCGCTTCCCCATCCTCGGGCTGGGCTCCGGCAGTGGCACCAATGCCAGTGGCCCTCGGATATCCCCAGCAACCACTCTCAGGAAAGGTCTGCAGGGCCCTTGtgaggaggaagggcagggaggaagggcgCCAAGTTCCCTGGGTCCAAGACCCAGGTGGGAGGGTGGGTTATGGGTTGGGTCCAGCTCTGGTGCCGTTGTCAGGTGATGGAGTCCCAGTGACAACCGTGCCCGTGCCAAATCGCCTGGCTGTGCCCGTGACCTTGGCCAGCCAGCAGGCCGGTACCCGGACGGCCACGCTGGAGCAGCTGCGGGAGCGGCTGGAGTCGGGGGAGCCGCCTGAGAAGAAGGCATCCAGGCTGTCAGAGGAGGAGCAGCGCCTGGTGCAGCAGGCCTTCCAGCGCAACTTCTTCAGCATGGCACGGCAGCTGCCCATGAAGATCAGGATCAACGGCAGGGGTGAGCGCCGGGCCCGGGCGCCAAACCCCGGCTCCATTCGAGGGCCCGTTTACGTCCCGGGGACTGGGGTGGAGCCCCTCCAGGTTCTGCCCCCCTGGCCCCCAGAAGGATCTAGAGGCCAAAGGGCCACCTGAGGCTTTGGTGGCCACGGAGGTCTCAGTTCAGCAAAGCTGAAGTCATTTTGCAGGGGACCTGCAGTTGCCCTGTTCTCTAGCAAAGAGGAGAAGCAGTTGTTCAAGGAGGAGCAGGAGGCCTTGAGGGACAGCTGCCGTGTCTTCCCTGTCCCCTCCTGCCTTTTGATCTGTCTCAATTAAAGGGCTCGCCCTTCACCCCAGTGCCTCACCATCTGGGAGAAAGACAGCACCTCCTTTCCGGAGGCTCAGTGAGGGGCCAGAGCTGCCTCAGGCCAGGCTGCCAGTGACCCccgggagagaggggaggaggaaataCAAGTTTGGCAGCATAACTGGCatcttttcccttcccctccacaTTTTTCAGGTGCCCCAccttctccccgccccctcccccacacccctcccccccgcAGCCACGCACTCCACATCCCTtgttccccttttcccctttccccctcaCACACATTTTCTTTGCCATTCTTGACTCTATCTCAGAGCAAACATGAGCGGGCTCGTGTTGGGAAGAAATCAGGTGTGAAGAGAGCTGTGCATGTTCCCAGGCAGCCCCTCCCCGTCCCACTCCCCCCTGGCGAGGAGCCGAAGGGAACTGGAGGTGACAGCCCGGACAGCAGGGCTCTGCCCTCTTGACCCACTCAGGCCAGGTGCCCCCGGCCCTGCACAAGCCACAGGCTAATAGATGAGGCAGCTCATCTGGAAGAATTCTTGGCTCTCAACATCATGAAAGGGCAGAGTCTCGGGTGAGCCAGGCAGAGGCCCTGTATGCCAGCGCCTGCAGCCTTCCACAAACCACGGAGGGCTCAGATTGAGAGGGagtgccaggtgctgggcaggTAGACCCTCTCCTTGAGGACCTCCCAGCCTGGTTAAGGGGAGGAGGAAGCAAGCCAAATCCTCAGAGGAAGGGGCTGGGTCTTAGTGACCTCTGACGCCCCACCCGGTGGGTAGTGGGTGCTCAGGGTTTGCTGAATCGTGTTGAAAGCATCAGTGCGCAGCTGCGAGCTGAGGTCAGCCTCCTTGCCTATGTGATGCCTCTTCTCTGAGAGCAGAGGGAGTTGGGAAGGTGAAGTGGTTCAGTGGAGAAAGCAAGCCGTAGGACGTTCACCAGCCTGGTTCTCCTGCCACACCTTACACTCGGCAGAAGGTTATCCAGGTGCTTTCTAActctgggagggtgggagagcctTGAAGGGAACGACAGAAATGCCGGAGGGCTTGACTGGGCCTGCTGTCTCCCTTGTCCCCAGCAGAGGACAGAGCAGAGGCCTCGGCTGCAGCAGTGAACCTGACCACGAGCAGCATTGGGAGCATCAACATGTCTGTGGACATCGACGGCACCACTTATGCAGGTGAGGCTCTTGGGGCTCTGAAGGAGGCGGCAGGGTGGCAGCCACCCTCAGTACAGCTCCCTGCAAGACCCCCTTGTCCCCTTCTGTCTGAACATCTTCCCAGGGGTGGCTTCCTTTCAAGGTTCCAAAGGTAAAGTCGTTTTTCCGGATGAGGAGGGCTGAGGATGGCTAATAGGATGACAGATCCCcctccaccatttttttttttttttttgcggtatgcaggcctctcaccgttgtggcctttgccgtcgcggagcacaggctccggatgcgcaggctcagcggccatggctcacgggcccagtcgctccggggcacgtgggatcttcccggaccggggcacaaacccgtgtcccctgcatcggcaggcggactgtgaaccactgcgccaccagggaagccccaccaccaccacctttgaCAAAGTGATGGAGACCCCTTGTCTAACCCTTTTTCGACCAATGGTTGGCTCGTTATTTGAAAAAGTCATTTAACGTAAAGAATCATAATCAACTCTATCCACACCTTTAACATTGTATTATAAGTTAAGTCAGTGTCCACCATTACAGTCTTTCAATGCACGTGTCTCCTTTCTTTGACTGGTTCAGCTCTTCTCTTCCTGGACATGATCTGTCATGGTCCAAGAACTGACACAGGCAAAGGAATCTGAGCACAGCAGAATCAGCCTATATTTTCATGATTTTCCCCCCAGTCTTTTACAGTTGTCTCTTCCCAGATCtaatttggttggttggttggtttagcACCTTTACGAAGACTTGACAAGGTGTTCAACTTAGTTTTCATAGAAACAGCAATCCGTTTCCCACTCCCATTTTGTTAGTGTAGAGATGAGTTTGGGGATAAAGCCAGCTGActggttgttgttttgtttttttttttttggctgcattgggtctttgttgctgcgcacgggcttcctctagttgcggcaagcgggcttcctctagttgcggcaagcaggggctactcttcgttgcggtgcgcgggcttctcgttgcagtggcttctcttgttgcggagcacgggctctaggcccgcgggcttcagtagttgcagcgcgtgggcttcagtagttgcagcacacgggcttcagtagttgtggtgtgtgggctcagtagttgtttgctccacggcatgtgggatcttcccagagtagggattgaacctgtgtcccctgcattggcaggcggattcttgaccactgtaccaccaggtaagtccctccaGCTGACTCTTGTTAAGCACAGCTTGATGAGTGGGGGCCCCAGAGCACGGGCACACTGGCCAGTGGCCTCCTGCTGGGAGCCTGGGCATCAGTCACCTGTGTTAGAGGGGGCATGGGGAGGTGCCCAGTGGAGGGGGGTTAGAGCTGCACCTTCTATCAAAACCAGGGGCATTTCCACAGGGCATGCTTTGAGTGCTCCTGCTCTGGGGACTGGGGCCAAGGCCGCTCTGGATCTCTGCCGGGCCGCTTGCTGGGGGCGTCACGCTTGGggccagggaaggggcagagtTCCTGGAAGCAGCCTGCAGAGAAGCAGGGATGCCAAGTTGCCTAGCCACTCACCACAGAGTCAGTGCTTCAGAGACCACGCCACGTTCAAAGGTCTCTGCCTAACACAGACCCCTCAAGGAGACTGGGCGAGCCGGCGGCTAGGGCCTGGATGCCCTTTGCCTTCTGGTGGTGCCGTGTGGTCGAGGAGGTTTGGGGGTTGGGAGTGGGTCTGTGTggaaagcagggaagggggagaTCAGTGCCTGGCTCTCCATCTCCTCTCATCCTTTCTCAGGAGAGAGGAGGATATGCCTCCTCTCCCTCAGCATGGGGAGCAGTCAGAAGAGAGTTGAAGGCTCCCCAAACCTCACCTGCCTCAATCCTGTCCCACCTGTGTCCTTTCTCAGTGGCTGTGCAGTCACCCAGGCCCAGAGCTTGGAAGTCATTCCTGAGAGCCCCTCAGTCCCATCACCCCCCAGAGCTCAGCAGACGCCAGTGCTCTGCTGCGTCCCCGCTGCATGGCCCTGGTTCAGACCTCTCTTCTCCCCTGTTAGAGTAGCTCTGACTTGCAGGCTTCCATCCACCCAcatcctcccagccccacagagAGCTCTGAAATGCCCGTCTCGTGATGTCTGTCCCCTTCTTCCCCTTAAAACTTCAGGGGCTTCACAAGCCCCGCAGGGTACGACCCCGGCAGCCTAGAGACACGCAGGCCTCCATCTCCTGGCGCTGccacctctccagcctcctgTGCCGCACGCCTGCCTTCAGCTCCCCCCGGGCCTCCCGCGCTGCTGCACCAGCCTCCAGCACGTTCGCCGCCTCtctctgttctttgttctctcaGATTTCCTCTGCCTGCCACACCGTCTCCTCCTCGTCGTGTGGCCACTTTTCCTAAAAAGTCCAGGCGTGCTCTCCCACCAGAGCTTCTCCTGACCCActttcccctgccctccaaagccgCCTTTTTTCCCCACAACACACTGGGTACACTTCACCTAGAGCCTTTGTGACATTTCAGCAGAATGACTCTGCCCGTCCCCCTCACCAGCCTGTAGGCACCTGCAGGCAGGGCAGTGTCGGCACCTGGCGCAGCGTCCAGCATGGACCCTCCTCTCCCAGAGTTAGGCGGCAGTAGATACAGTGGAGTGAACTGAACCCCTGAACCTGTCCCTCCTCTCCCAGTGTGCTCACACttgcttctccccacccccactcgcTCAGGTGTGCTGTTTGCCCAGAAGCCTGTGGTCCACCTCATCGCAGGATCCGCTCCCCAGAGCATCGGCAGCagcgccagcagcagcagcagttctCACTGCTCGCCAAGTCCTACCTCGTCCCGGGGCACCCCCAGTGCAGAGCCCTCCACCAGCTGGTCCCTCTGAGGGGCAGGACCCAGCTCCCAActgcctccaccctcccctcGAGAGTGGAGGAAGCTGATGCACAGAATTTACCTCATCTCATGGAGCCCACATCAAACACCATTTGGCCAGATGTTGAGAGTTTGGACCTGTCCGTCTGTCCAGGCTCCATCAGGTCCTGCTGTACTCTAGAGGCAAGGAGAGGCTGGAGGGGCCTGACGGGGCAGCGTTGTCCAATCAGGGATTGTCCTGGAGAGCTGGGCGGGGTCTGTGGGCGTCCAGCTTCCTCCAGGGCTCCCAGGCCACCTCCCATCCCGGGCACAGTGTATTGACAATCTGTAAGCTGACACAGGGCTGGAGGCCCTCCACATCCCTTCCCCTTTAATTTATTTCCCTTCCCCTGCCTTCTGCCGTGACCCCAGGGTCACTGGTCTCTTCCCCTGCTCAGTCCCCCAGTCTTTGACTCCAGTGTGGGGCTGCTAGGAGCCAAGAGCATGTCTTTGTGGCCCTTCTCTGCTGAGCATGGCATGGGGTCCTCCCAACCCACCTTGCGTCCCATGTTTGGTTCTTGGGGTGTGGGTCTCTCAAATTCAAGTCTTGAAGCAGTCCTCAGGGCCCCATATCCCCCTTTTAATGGTCCCAAGACAGGGATCATGAGGGCAGTCCTCAGGACCCAGGGCCTGCTGGGCATCTGCTGAGGGAGAGGCAGAGCCTCAGGGGCTGCCCAGGCAGGCCCTGGCACCCACTCCACTGACCCTTTTCTGACCCTGCCAGACCTCACGTCCCCACTCATCCCTGTTGGCCAGCTCTCCCAGGAAACAGCCCACTTGTCCCTTGGGCCCCTCTTCTTCTCGTGGGGCCCAAACCTGCCAATGTCAGGTTCACTGAAATACCTCAGATTTGTAACTGTTGATGTTTGATTCTTCAGGAAGTATTTGCATCTCTGAAATCTTTTTTATATGTGTTTGCtgacttttgtgtttttttttacttaaaaatttttattgttgttattgtagcaccaaagaaatgaaaacagatcaCCCCAAAAGCCGAGCAAATGATTTGGTACCCCAGCCCCTCCGGCCCTTCCCTAAGACCCCAGTGAGGGTGCGAGCGAGGCAGCAGGAAAGATGACTCAGGGATCACAGTGGCAGGAGGAGGTGGAACGGAGAGGCCCGCTCTCACGCAGGTTGGATCGTGAAACCACACCGGTTCTCAAGATGGCCCTTGACCCATTTCCCACCAGAGCAGGGCAGTCCCAAACCCCAGCGCCCAGTTCACCAGGGTCGGGGCAGGGCATCTTCCCTTCACTCAACATTCCCACCTCAGGGCAGGAGTGGGCTGTGGAGGCCATGGACCTTGGAGAAGTTGAGCTGCCCCAGAGGGTGAGGAGATGCTGAAAGAGCTCTGTCTCTCCTCTTGGACCCTGGGGTGGAGTGGGCTGTTCCTGTGTCATAAAGAAGAGGTGATTCTCACACAAGGCTCGCCTCTCAATCGAGTAAGCCCTGCAGTGTTCAGTGGAACCCCACCTGCTGTGACATCGTCGCGCTGTGGTGGTGGGAGACCATGGTGGCACAAGCCCACGCACGACCAACGCTCAGTCCATctaggaaaggaaagggaaatcaTATGCTTGAGCATAAAACACGTACCTCAGCCCAGTGAGCTGCAGCCGCCCTGACTGcgtcttctctcccttccctagcCCTCCACACTGtctcacactcacacatactcacacacagccccatccattggGGGCTGACCCTCTCCTGGCCTCACCAGGGCCTGTCAGAGAAGGGCGTCTGAGGTCTGTGTCAGGGAGGAGCCCGGCTGGCTGGCGCTGGGCCCACTTGAAGGCGTCGCAGACATTTGGCCAGTGTGTCTTTCTCAGGGCTTTGGTCACAAAGGATGGACTCTTCTCACCTGGAGGACACAGGGGTGGTGCACTGTGTCTTCCTGGTTGTTGGATCCTCTCCCTTTCCTCAGGCAGCTTGCCCAGCTTGCCCTCTCAGCAAGCCCTCGCTGCCCTCAAGGGCAACAGCAGGGTCTCAGCCTGAAAGCCCGAGGGTGGGAGCGCCGGCAGGTGCCCCCAGAATGGGGCCCTGGGCCAAGAGGAGCTCTCCTGACGTTGCAGGCCTGAGGTCAC
The genomic region above belongs to Phocoena phocoena chromosome 2, mPhoPho1.1, whole genome shotgun sequence and contains:
- the ARID3B gene encoding AT-rich interactive domain-containing protein 3B isoform X2 — protein: MEPLQPQQKQQPPPQQPPPPPQPPHLAPLQMDAREKQVQQMRETPFLYAQKLVTQQTHLSATPGRPSGSPALGPLARVPPAPAVARVFERSKVNSEPVKEEGGLEDEGGDDEVAEVAEKETQAASKYFHVQKVARQDPRAAPVSGLLPAPELPPHGQQAKEDHTKDAPKASASVSTAGQPGWNLDERLKQNGGLAWSDDADGGRGREISRDFAKLYELDSDPERKEFLDDLFVFMQKRGTPINRIPIMAKQILDLYMLYKLVTEKGGLVEIINKKIWREITKGLNLPTSITSAAFTLRTQYMKYLYAYECEKKALSSPAELQAAIDGNRREGRRPSYSSSLFGYSPAAASAAGAPALLSPPKIRFPILGLGSGSGTNASGPRISPATTLRKGDGVPVTTVPVPNRLAVPVTLASQQAGTRTATLEQLRERLESGEPPEKKASRLSEEEQRLVQQAFQRNFFSMARQLPMKIRINGREDRAEASAAAVNLTTSSIGSINMSVDIDGTTYAGVLFAQKPVVHLIAGSAPQSIGSSASSSSSSHCSPSPTSSRGTPSAEPSTSWSL
- the ARID3B gene encoding AT-rich interactive domain-containing protein 3B isoform X1 → MEPLQPQQKQQPPPQQPPPPPQPPHLAPLQMDAREKQVQQMRETPFLYAQKLVTQQTHLSATPGRPSGSPALGPLARVPPAPAVARVFERSKVNSEPVKEEGGLEDEGGDDEVAEVAEKETQAASKYFHVQKVARQDPRAAPVSGLLPAPELPPHGQQAKEDHTKDAPKASASVSTAGQPGWNLDERLKQNGGLAWSDDADGGRGREISRDFAKLYELDSDPERKEFLDDLFVFMQKRGTPINRIPIMAKQILDLYMLYKLVTEKGGLVEIINKKIWREITKGLNLPTSITSAAFTLRTQYMKYLYAYECEKKALSSPAELQAAIDGNRREGRRPSYSSSLFGYSPAAASAAGAPALLSPPKIRFPILGLGSGSGTNASGPRISPATTLRKGDGVPVTTVPVPNRLAVPVTLASQQAGTRTATLEQLRERLESGEPPEKKASRLSEEEQRLVQQAFQRNFFSMARQLPMKIRINGRAEDRAEASAAAVNLTTSSIGSINMSVDIDGTTYAGVLFAQKPVVHLIAGSAPQSIGSSASSSSSSHCSPSPTSSRGTPSAEPSTSWSL